From the Chanos chanos chromosome 7, fChaCha1.1, whole genome shotgun sequence genome, the window ATCTGATTCATTTTATACGTTATGGCTGAGGACAGAAATGACTGGCTGAATCCTTGAGCAAATGGTCAGAGCATGTTACGGACAATGCAAGCTTGTCAGATCATCATAGCTTGAGTCAACTTCTTTCTGATGATAATATTTCAGCAGTGATATTATCTGTTTGGAGAAGATTGTGGGTGCGAATGTATTACTGTCCAATAAAGTGTCTAGCTCTATTTGTTAGGTGTCATTTGTGGATGCAGTTGGTGAAGTGGTTTGTCATGGGGTGATCCTTGGCCAGAGATCTGTGCTCACCACGGCTAGATGTTTGTCCTCCGAAAAAGACCTCAGCATGGTCATTGGTGAGGTTTTACCTGGACCTCCATTACCACAAATTTCTACCAAATATCCACAAGACTGACTTCAGTCCACATGCCCAACCATCGACACATGTAAACTTGTAATCTGTGGACCAACAACGTGTAACAAGCTGATAGCACATTGCTAAGATCGTTCTCCATGCTTGGTTTTCCACTGCTTACAGGTGACCGTTCCACGATGTCCACGCATGTCAATCTGACTGATGGTGATTGGACCCTTCACAAAAGGTTTGTGCACGGTCAAGTGCATAACGACCTTGCTTTCTTGCAGCTGAAGGAACCGATCCCGTCAGGCACCTACATCACCCCGCTCTGCCTCCCTGAAAAGGACTTCAGTGAGAATGTACTGATGCGCACTGACCAAAAAGGCATGCTTGGTAGAGGGGGAGCAAGCCTCTCGTACCTTTCATTGGATGACTGTCGCGCCAGTCTCAACCTCACCTTCTCCTTGAccaataaaatgttttgcatgagggaaaaagaggatgaTGGCACTAGGCCTCATACAAAGCTAAAGAGGCTCGACTGTGAACTGAAATTCGGGACCCCCGTCGCTACGGTGGAGGGGAACACAGCTTTCCTCACCGGAACGCTTATCTCTCAGGACTGCAGCCAAGGCCTGGTGTTCACCAAGTTATCCCGATATTTACACTGGATTCGAGAACACCTTGAAGAGTCTGAGAACCCACGACGGACCCATCGATGACAGCGTGGCTTTGCTCTGCGAAGTGTATGTTCATATTCATGGTCCTGTAAATTCATTCTGTACATCAATAAACTGTGAAATCAATGTAATTAACCACTGAGTGACTGGTTTTGGGCTCATGCCATCACACACCTTCTCACACTAATACACTAATGGTTTCACCACAGAATAGGCTTTACAAAGCTGTTAAGCTTTCTCTCTGGTGTAGCAATTCAGTCTTTAGATGTTGTTCTGCAAGTAGGTTACATAGGTTCCCTCTATAAACTGCAAACTTTGCTCAGAATTGACAGTTTTGTAAAGTTAAGTATTTTTTAAACTGACCCAGAAAACCAAAGTTGAGAATTTAAACCTAAAAACCTTTAAACTTAAACCTTTACCAGGCTCGTCCTAAAACCTCTGGAGTGATATGTATTAttctctgtgatgtcatttcatgCACAGCAGTACTTGACATGACACATGGTACAAACCAGTCTTGTGTTTATTTCGcataaacaatacaaaaaaagagaaaacaaagaagttTAGTTTTGTCAAATTTGTCGACAAAGATCTTAAATGCTGGAATCAAAGAGAAACACTGTAGAGCAGTGGGTCCAATTAACCACTGATTCAGCTGTATAGGCTGAGGGAGGCTGCAGGGTATTATGGGACATGGAGTTTAAAACGTAGCAGACTTTACAGGATTCTGGGAGTTGTAGTTTAGGACACAGACGACAGAGGAGGGAAGGGGTTCTGTTTGCTGACAACCAACTTCTGGTGCTGG encodes:
- the prozb gene encoding protein Z, vitamin K-dependent plasma glycoprotein b isoform X2 is translated as MELWTRHFLVLSLHCNLLLALANHRAQSFLRSKRSNTFFFEEILQGNLERECFEERCNKEEAREYFENDKKTEEFWTVYYDGDQCASNPCQHGGTCKDKIGGYKCTCSEKYSGVNCERDKSECHSEGPLSCEHFCEPTYESFVCYCAHGYTLHSDGKSCIPQVQNPCGKPKRFSHGSGTMNHNASSLINDFCPNGRCPWQVSFVDAVGEVVCHGVILGQRSVLTTARCLSSEKDLSMVIGDRSTMSTHVNLTDGDWTLHKRFVHGQVHNDLAFLQLKEPIPSGTYITPLCLPEKDFSENVLMRTDQKGMLGRGGASLSYLSLDDCRASLNLTFSLTNKMFCMREKEDDGTRPHTKLKRLDCELKFGTPVATVEGNTAFLTGTLISQDCSQGLVFTKLSRYLHWIREHLEESENPRRTHR
- the prozb gene encoding protein Z, vitamin K-dependent plasma glycoprotein b isoform X1; its protein translation is MELWTRHFLVLSLHCNLLLALANHRVFLPSAQSFLRSKRSNTFFFEEILQGNLERECFEERCNKEEAREYFENDKKTEEFWTVYYDGDQCASNPCQHGGTCKDKIGGYKCTCSEKYSGVNCERDKSECHSEGPLSCEHFCEPTYESFVCYCAHGYTLHSDGKSCIPQVQNPCGKPKRFSHGSGTMNHNASSLINDFCPNGRCPWQVSFVDAVGEVVCHGVILGQRSVLTTARCLSSEKDLSMVIGDRSTMSTHVNLTDGDWTLHKRFVHGQVHNDLAFLQLKEPIPSGTYITPLCLPEKDFSENVLMRTDQKGMLGRGGASLSYLSLDDCRASLNLTFSLTNKMFCMREKEDDGTRPHTKLKRLDCELKFGTPVATVEGNTAFLTGTLISQDCSQGLVFTKLSRYLHWIREHLEESENPRRTHR